The following proteins are encoded in a genomic region of Cyprinus carpio isolate SPL01 unplaced genomic scaffold, ASM1834038v1 S000006457, whole genome shotgun sequence:
- the LOC109054952 gene encoding bromodomain-containing protein 1-like isoform X2 codes for MKRKSPAHKVSTPQRLPSPIKLSPNNETLTYAQAQRMVELEVDGRLHRISIFDKLNIITDDDPMAQEIMECTSNKENAEKHQQVLVRSARLRNNQQKKNAAVTAQNTLVQGSTLPEPKFRTVDYNLSAIPCRPSAYYKYEEKTLEEMNEEVEYDMDEEDYAWLELVNEKRKNEGLNPVSHNAFEFLLDRFEKESFLESQGQQIPQSLIDEDAVCCICMDGDCMDSNAILFCDMCNLAVHQDCYGVPYIPEGQWLCRHCLQSPTQPANCILCPNKGGAVKKTEDDQWGHVVCALWVPEVGFSNTVFIEPIDGVSNIPPARWKLTCYLCKEKGVGVCIQCHKANCYTAFHVSCAQKAGLFMKMEPIKELTDSGVPTFSVKKTAYCGAHTPNGSIKRPLTIYNETKTNYRLCQLLDKKGSRTRLKKQKRLINNVVEVVAPVPYASVPSFSPERLNTILSQVSLQKKKAFGELVLNYWMLKRLSRNGVPLNRRLQTSLYSQKNAQPKQTEEETQALKEQLKEWQRLRHDLERARLLLEQIRKREKLKKEEIMLQQTLMEVHLTPFTVLLRAVLDQLQEKDQAHIFAEPVSIKEVPDYLDHILNPMDFSTMRKHINEQGYKNLDEFEADFNLIIENCMKYNGKDTFFYRAAVRLRDQGGAVLRKTRQDVQKIGFDFETGMHLLEPPKIEPSAPFSWEDVDRLLVPANREHMSLEEQLRELLEKLDLTTAMKSSLSRSRRLKLLKKIISDVRMELSLKKSLPAVELENAAEEEAGHILQKGDKSIPPKLEPSVSVLPFINVGSHSEPPKLKPIEPSPNKNRHHQDRISQPLNEHSYLQLEDSDVSVVATSTLAEPSSPVNRRTSVLFRKSKSTNPHKPMRGGETPKGSSQLGTKTFLSVVIPRLETLLHSRKRLRSANRESVEDESPIKRLDTGLPNGFGLKPEKDLDSSRQLEPRRRCASESSMSSSNSIAINLPKCGKGKPALIRRNTVEDKNDIIACIESRNFAKAARIAAEVGNSSIWLPASAATVLEPLKLIWAKCSGYPSYPALIIDPHMPRVGCQHNGVSIPVPPLDVLRIGEQMQYKSEEKLYLVLFFDNKRSWQWLPKSKMVPLGIDKTIDKIKMMEGRTSAVRKAVQTAFNRAMNHLSRVQDEPIGDLSDVD; via the exons ATGAAAAGAAAATCTCCAGCTCACAAAGTATCCACCCCTCAGCGGCTGCCTTCCCCTATCAAACTTTCCCCCAACAATGAGACGCTGACTTACGCCCAGGCCCAGAGAATGGTCGAACTAGAAGTTGATGGCCGGTTGCACCGGATCAGCATCTTTGACAAGCTCAACATCATCACAGATGATGATCCCATGGCACAGGAAATTATGGAGTGTACCAGCAATAAGGAGAATGCTGAGAAACACCAGCAGGTTTTGGTACGTTCTGCACGCCTCAGAAACAACCAGCAGAAAAAGAACGCTGCTGTCACAGCACAAAATACTTTAGTGCAAGGCAGCACACTACCTGAGCCCAAATTCCGCACAGTGGATTACAATCTCTCAGCTATCCCATGCAGACCTTCTGCATACTACAAGTATGAGGAGAAAACTTTAGAAGAGATGAATGAGGAGGTGGAATATGATATGGATGAAGAGGACTATGCTTGGCTAGAGCTGGTCAAtgagaaaagaaagaatgaaggTCTTAACCCAGTTTCACATAATGCCTTTGAGTTCCTTCTTGACCGTTTTGAAAAAGAATCATTTTTAGAGAGTCAGGGCCAACAGATTCCCCAGTCCTTAATTGATGAAGATGCTGTTTGCTGTATATGCATGGATGGAGATTGCATGGACAGCAATGCCATCCTCTTCTGCGATATGTGCAATCTAGCCGTTCATCAGGATTGTTATGGTGTTCCGTATATTCCAGAGGGCCAGTGGCTTTGCCGACATTGTCTGCAGTCTCCGACACAACCCGCTAACTGCATCCTCTGCCCTAACAAGGGAGGAGCAGTCAAAAAGACAGAAGATGACCAATGGGGTCATGTTGTTTGTGCTTTATGGGTTCCGGAGGTTGGGTTTTCCAACACGGTCTTTATTGAGCCTATTGATGGTGTCTCAAACATTCCGCCAGCTCGATGGAAGCTTACCTGCTACCTCTGTAAAGAAAAAGGTGTTGGGGTTTGTATCCAGTGCCACAAAGCGAACTGCTACACTGCTTTCCATGTCAGCTGTGCACAGAAGGCTGGTCTCTTTATGAAGATGGAGCCTATTAAAGAGTTGACTGACTCAGGTGTACCCACTTTCTCTGTAAAAAAGACAGCTTACTGTGGGGCCCATACCCCAAATGGCTCCATTAAAAGACCGCTTACAATTTATAATGAAACTAAGACAAATTACAGACTTTGTCAGTTGTTGGACAAAAAGGGCAGCAGGACGAgattaaaaaaacagaagagaCTTATAAACAATGTGGTGGAAGTTGTAGCCCCAGTTCCATATGCATCTGTACCCAGTTTTTCacctgaaag GTTAAACACAATCCTCAGTCAAGTTTCTCTACAGAAGAAGAAGGCATTTGGCGAACTTGTTTTGAATTATTGGATGCTTAAAAGACTATCAAGGAATGGAGTGCCACTCAACAGACGCCTCCAAACTAGCCTATATTCCCAGAAAAATGCACAGCCT aaacagacagaagaGGAGACTCAAGCATTGAAGGAGCAACTGAAGGAGTGGCAACGGCTGAGACATGACCTTGAGCGAGCAAGACTCCTGCTAGAGCAGATCCGGAAAAGAGAGAAACTCAAGAAAGAAGAG ATTATGCTTCAGCAGACATTAATGGAGGTCCATCTCACTCCTTTCACAGTCCTTCTAAGGGCTGTGCTGGATCAGTTACAGGAAAAAGACCAAGCACACATTTTTGCAGAGCCTGTCAGCATTAAAGAG GTGCCTGACTATCTGGACCACATCTTGAACCCTATGGATTTTTCCACAATGAGGAAACACATTAATGAACAAGGCTACAAGAATCTGGATGAATTTGAAGCTGACTTCAATCTTATTATTGAAAACTGCATGAAGTACAATGGCAAGGATACATTCTTCTACAGGGCAGCTGTTAGATTAAGAGACCAGGGTGGAGCTGTGCTAAGGAAAACTCGCCAAGATGTTCAGAAAATCGGCTTTGATTTTGAAACTGGCATGCACCTACTTGAACCACCTAAGATTGAGCCATCTGCACCTTTCTCCTGGGAAGATg TGGACCGCTTATTGGTTCCAGCCAATCGAGAGCACATGTCATTGGAAGAGCAGCTGAGGGAGCTACTGGAAAAGTTGGATCTGACTACAGCAATGAAATCCAGCCTGTCACGGAGCAGACGACTAAAGCTGCTTAAGAAAATCATTAGTGATGTGAGGATGGAACTGAGTTTGAAGAAGTCTCTTCCTGCTGTTGAATTGGAGAATGCTGCAGAAGAAGAAGCCGGCCATATCCTTCAAAAAG GTGATAAATCAATCCCACCTAAGCTTGAGCCATCTGTTTCTGTGCTGCCCTTCATTAATGTGGGAAGTCACTCTGAGCCACCCAAACTGAAACCCATTGAACCCAGTCCAAACAAAAACCGTCACCACCAGGATAGAATTTCCCAGCCTCTCAATGAACACTCCTATCTGCAGTTAGAGGACAGCGATGTCAGTGTAGTAGCTACATCAACTTTGGCTGAGCCATCAAGCCCAGTAAACCGACGGACGTCTGTGCTTTTCCGCAAATCAAAAAGCACAAACCCTCATAAGCCCATGAGAGGTGGTGAAACTCCAAAGGGCAGTTCTCAGCTAGGCACAAAAACATTCTTGTCAGTCGTCATACCACGCCTAGAAACATTGCTTCACTCTAGGAAGAGACTACGGAGTGCCAACAGAGAAAGTGTCGAGGACGAATCGCCCATCAAACGCCTGGATACAG GGTTGCCAAATGGTTTTGGTCTCAAGCCGGAGAAGGATTTGGATTCTAGCAGACAGTTGGAGCCTCGTCGGAGGTGCGCATCTGAATCCAGCATGTCCTCCAGCAACAG CATTGCAATTAATCTACCGAAGTGTGGGAAGGGGAAGCCAGCCCTCATCCGGAGGAACACAGTGGAGGACAAGAATGATATTATTGCTTGCATCGAGAGTAGAAACTTTGCCAAGGCTGCTAGAATAGCTGCTG AAGTTGGCAACAGCAGTATTTGGTTGCCTGCTAGTGCTGCTACAGTTTTGGAACCTCTCAAGCTAATTTGGGCTAAATGTAGTGGATACCCCTCCTACCCTGCCCTG ataaTAGACCCTCACATGCCACGAGTGGGATGCCAGCACAATGGAGTCTCTATCCCAGTGCCCCCACTGGACGTTCTACGGATTGGAGAACAGATGCAGTACAAGTCTGAAGAGAAACTTTACCTCGTTCTCTTCTTCGACAACAAACGTAGCTG GCAGTGGCTTCCTAAATCCAAGATGGTTCCTCTTGGTATTGACAAAACCATCGACAAGATTAAAATGATGGAGGGCCGCACCTCAGCTGTCCGTAAGGCTGTTCAGACTGCCTTTAACCGTGCCATGAACCATCTGAGTCGAGTCCAAGATGAACCTATTGGTGACCTCAGTGATGTTGATTAA
- the LOC109054952 gene encoding bromodomain-containing protein 1-like isoform X3 has product MKRKSPAHKVSTPQRLPSPIKLSPNNETLTYAQAQRMVELEVDGRLHRISIFDKLNIITDDDPMAQEIMECTSNKENAEKHQQVLVRSARLRNNQQKKNAAVTAQNTLVQGSTLPEPKFRTVDYNLSAIPCRPSAYYKYEEKTLEEMNEEVEYDMDEEDYAWLELVNEKRKNEGLNPVSHNAFEFLLDRFEKESFLESQGQQIPQSLIDEDAVCCICMDGDCMDSNAILFCDMCNLAVHQDCYGVPYIPEGQWLCRHCLQSPTQPANCILCPNKGGAVKKTEDDQWGHVVCALWVPEVGFSNTVFIEPIDGVSNIPPARWKLTCYLCKEKGVGVCIQCHKANCYTAFHVSCAQKAGLFMKMEPIKELTDSGVPTFSVKKTAYCGAHTPNGSIKRPLTIYNETKTNYRLCQLLDKKGSRTRLKKQKRLINNVVEVVAPVPYASVPSFSPERLNTILSQVSLQKKKAFGELVLNYWMLKRLSRNGVPLNRRLQTSLYSQKNAQPKQTEEETQALKEQLKEWQRLRHDLERARLLLEQIRKREKLKKEEIMLQQTLMEVHLTPFTVLLRAVLDQLQEKDQAHIFAEPVSIKEVPDYLDHILNPMDFSTMRKHINEQGYKNLDEFEADFNLIIENCMKYNGKDTFFYRAAVRLRDQGGAVLRKTRQDVQKIGFDFETGMHLLEPPKIEPSAPFSWEDVDRLLVPANREHMSLEEQLRELLEKLDLTTAMKSSLSRSRRLKLLKKIISDVRMELSLKKSLPAVELENAAEEEAGHILQKGDKSIPPKLEPSVSVLPFINVGSHSEPPKLKPIEPSPNKNRHHQDRISQPLNEHSYLQLEDSDVSVVATSTLAEPSSPVNRRTSVLFRKSKSTNPHKPMRGGETPKGSSQLGTKTFLSVVIPRLETLLHSRKRLRSANRESVEDESPIKRLDTGLPNGFGLKPEKDLDSSRQLEPRRRCASESSMSSSNSSIAINLPKCGKGKPALIRRNTVEDKNDIIACIESRNFAKAARIAAEVGNSSIWLPASAATVLEPLKLIWAKCSGYPSYPALIIDPHMPRVGCQHNGVSIPVPPLDVLRIGEQMQYKSEEKLYLVLFFDNKRSCS; this is encoded by the exons ATGAAAAGAAAATCTCCAGCTCACAAAGTATCCACCCCTCAGCGGCTGCCTTCCCCTATCAAACTTTCCCCCAACAATGAGACGCTGACTTACGCCCAGGCCCAGAGAATGGTCGAACTAGAAGTTGATGGCCGGTTGCACCGGATCAGCATCTTTGACAAGCTCAACATCATCACAGATGATGATCCCATGGCACAGGAAATTATGGAGTGTACCAGCAATAAGGAGAATGCTGAGAAACACCAGCAGGTTTTGGTACGTTCTGCACGCCTCAGAAACAACCAGCAGAAAAAGAACGCTGCTGTCACAGCACAAAATACTTTAGTGCAAGGCAGCACACTACCTGAGCCCAAATTCCGCACAGTGGATTACAATCTCTCAGCTATCCCATGCAGACCTTCTGCATACTACAAGTATGAGGAGAAAACTTTAGAAGAGATGAATGAGGAGGTGGAATATGATATGGATGAAGAGGACTATGCTTGGCTAGAGCTGGTCAAtgagaaaagaaagaatgaaggTCTTAACCCAGTTTCACATAATGCCTTTGAGTTCCTTCTTGACCGTTTTGAAAAAGAATCATTTTTAGAGAGTCAGGGCCAACAGATTCCCCAGTCCTTAATTGATGAAGATGCTGTTTGCTGTATATGCATGGATGGAGATTGCATGGACAGCAATGCCATCCTCTTCTGCGATATGTGCAATCTAGCCGTTCATCAGGATTGTTATGGTGTTCCGTATATTCCAGAGGGCCAGTGGCTTTGCCGACATTGTCTGCAGTCTCCGACACAACCCGCTAACTGCATCCTCTGCCCTAACAAGGGAGGAGCAGTCAAAAAGACAGAAGATGACCAATGGGGTCATGTTGTTTGTGCTTTATGGGTTCCGGAGGTTGGGTTTTCCAACACGGTCTTTATTGAGCCTATTGATGGTGTCTCAAACATTCCGCCAGCTCGATGGAAGCTTACCTGCTACCTCTGTAAAGAAAAAGGTGTTGGGGTTTGTATCCAGTGCCACAAAGCGAACTGCTACACTGCTTTCCATGTCAGCTGTGCACAGAAGGCTGGTCTCTTTATGAAGATGGAGCCTATTAAAGAGTTGACTGACTCAGGTGTACCCACTTTCTCTGTAAAAAAGACAGCTTACTGTGGGGCCCATACCCCAAATGGCTCCATTAAAAGACCGCTTACAATTTATAATGAAACTAAGACAAATTACAGACTTTGTCAGTTGTTGGACAAAAAGGGCAGCAGGACGAgattaaaaaaacagaagagaCTTATAAACAATGTGGTGGAAGTTGTAGCCCCAGTTCCATATGCATCTGTACCCAGTTTTTCacctgaaag GTTAAACACAATCCTCAGTCAAGTTTCTCTACAGAAGAAGAAGGCATTTGGCGAACTTGTTTTGAATTATTGGATGCTTAAAAGACTATCAAGGAATGGAGTGCCACTCAACAGACGCCTCCAAACTAGCCTATATTCCCAGAAAAATGCACAGCCT aaacagacagaagaGGAGACTCAAGCATTGAAGGAGCAACTGAAGGAGTGGCAACGGCTGAGACATGACCTTGAGCGAGCAAGACTCCTGCTAGAGCAGATCCGGAAAAGAGAGAAACTCAAGAAAGAAGAG ATTATGCTTCAGCAGACATTAATGGAGGTCCATCTCACTCCTTTCACAGTCCTTCTAAGGGCTGTGCTGGATCAGTTACAGGAAAAAGACCAAGCACACATTTTTGCAGAGCCTGTCAGCATTAAAGAG GTGCCTGACTATCTGGACCACATCTTGAACCCTATGGATTTTTCCACAATGAGGAAACACATTAATGAACAAGGCTACAAGAATCTGGATGAATTTGAAGCTGACTTCAATCTTATTATTGAAAACTGCATGAAGTACAATGGCAAGGATACATTCTTCTACAGGGCAGCTGTTAGATTAAGAGACCAGGGTGGAGCTGTGCTAAGGAAAACTCGCCAAGATGTTCAGAAAATCGGCTTTGATTTTGAAACTGGCATGCACCTACTTGAACCACCTAAGATTGAGCCATCTGCACCTTTCTCCTGGGAAGATg TGGACCGCTTATTGGTTCCAGCCAATCGAGAGCACATGTCATTGGAAGAGCAGCTGAGGGAGCTACTGGAAAAGTTGGATCTGACTACAGCAATGAAATCCAGCCTGTCACGGAGCAGACGACTAAAGCTGCTTAAGAAAATCATTAGTGATGTGAGGATGGAACTGAGTTTGAAGAAGTCTCTTCCTGCTGTTGAATTGGAGAATGCTGCAGAAGAAGAAGCCGGCCATATCCTTCAAAAAG GTGATAAATCAATCCCACCTAAGCTTGAGCCATCTGTTTCTGTGCTGCCCTTCATTAATGTGGGAAGTCACTCTGAGCCACCCAAACTGAAACCCATTGAACCCAGTCCAAACAAAAACCGTCACCACCAGGATAGAATTTCCCAGCCTCTCAATGAACACTCCTATCTGCAGTTAGAGGACAGCGATGTCAGTGTAGTAGCTACATCAACTTTGGCTGAGCCATCAAGCCCAGTAAACCGACGGACGTCTGTGCTTTTCCGCAAATCAAAAAGCACAAACCCTCATAAGCCCATGAGAGGTGGTGAAACTCCAAAGGGCAGTTCTCAGCTAGGCACAAAAACATTCTTGTCAGTCGTCATACCACGCCTAGAAACATTGCTTCACTCTAGGAAGAGACTACGGAGTGCCAACAGAGAAAGTGTCGAGGACGAATCGCCCATCAAACGCCTGGATACAG GGTTGCCAAATGGTTTTGGTCTCAAGCCGGAGAAGGATTTGGATTCTAGCAGACAGTTGGAGCCTCGTCGGAGGTGCGCATCTGAATCCAGCATGTCCTCCAGCAACAG TAGCATTGCAATTAATCTACCGAAGTGTGGGAAGGGGAAGCCAGCCCTCATCCGGAGGAACACAGTGGAGGACAAGAATGATATTATTGCTTGCATCGAGAGTAGAAACTTTGCCAAGGCTGCTAGAATAGCTGCTG AAGTTGGCAACAGCAGTATTTGGTTGCCTGCTAGTGCTGCTACAGTTTTGGAACCTCTCAAGCTAATTTGGGCTAAATGTAGTGGATACCCCTCCTACCCTGCCCTG ataaTAGACCCTCACATGCCACGAGTGGGATGCCAGCACAATGGAGTCTCTATCCCAGTGCCCCCACTGGACGTTCTACGGATTGGAGAACAGATGCAGTACAAGTCTGAAGAGAAACTTTACCTCGTTCTCTTCTTCGACAACAAACGTAGCTG CTCCTAA
- the LOC109054952 gene encoding bromodomain-containing protein 1-like isoform X1, with the protein MKRKSPAHKVSTPQRLPSPIKLSPNNETLTYAQAQRMVELEVDGRLHRISIFDKLNIITDDDPMAQEIMECTSNKENAEKHQQVLVRSARLRNNQQKKNAAVTAQNTLVQGSTLPEPKFRTVDYNLSAIPCRPSAYYKYEEKTLEEMNEEVEYDMDEEDYAWLELVNEKRKNEGLNPVSHNAFEFLLDRFEKESFLESQGQQIPQSLIDEDAVCCICMDGDCMDSNAILFCDMCNLAVHQDCYGVPYIPEGQWLCRHCLQSPTQPANCILCPNKGGAVKKTEDDQWGHVVCALWVPEVGFSNTVFIEPIDGVSNIPPARWKLTCYLCKEKGVGVCIQCHKANCYTAFHVSCAQKAGLFMKMEPIKELTDSGVPTFSVKKTAYCGAHTPNGSIKRPLTIYNETKTNYRLCQLLDKKGSRTRLKKQKRLINNVVEVVAPVPYASVPSFSPERLNTILSQVSLQKKKAFGELVLNYWMLKRLSRNGVPLNRRLQTSLYSQKNAQPKQTEEETQALKEQLKEWQRLRHDLERARLLLEQIRKREKLKKEEIMLQQTLMEVHLTPFTVLLRAVLDQLQEKDQAHIFAEPVSIKEVPDYLDHILNPMDFSTMRKHINEQGYKNLDEFEADFNLIIENCMKYNGKDTFFYRAAVRLRDQGGAVLRKTRQDVQKIGFDFETGMHLLEPPKIEPSAPFSWEDVDRLLVPANREHMSLEEQLRELLEKLDLTTAMKSSLSRSRRLKLLKKIISDVRMELSLKKSLPAVELENAAEEEAGHILQKGDKSIPPKLEPSVSVLPFINVGSHSEPPKLKPIEPSPNKNRHHQDRISQPLNEHSYLQLEDSDVSVVATSTLAEPSSPVNRRTSVLFRKSKSTNPHKPMRGGETPKGSSQLGTKTFLSVVIPRLETLLHSRKRLRSANRESVEDESPIKRLDTGLPNGFGLKPEKDLDSSRQLEPRRRCASESSMSSSNSSIAINLPKCGKGKPALIRRNTVEDKNDIIACIESRNFAKAARIAAEVGNSSIWLPASAATVLEPLKLIWAKCSGYPSYPALIIDPHMPRVGCQHNGVSIPVPPLDVLRIGEQMQYKSEEKLYLVLFFDNKRSWQWLPKSKMVPLGIDKTIDKIKMMEGRTSAVRKAVQTAFNRAMNHLSRVQDEPIGDLSDVD; encoded by the exons ATGAAAAGAAAATCTCCAGCTCACAAAGTATCCACCCCTCAGCGGCTGCCTTCCCCTATCAAACTTTCCCCCAACAATGAGACGCTGACTTACGCCCAGGCCCAGAGAATGGTCGAACTAGAAGTTGATGGCCGGTTGCACCGGATCAGCATCTTTGACAAGCTCAACATCATCACAGATGATGATCCCATGGCACAGGAAATTATGGAGTGTACCAGCAATAAGGAGAATGCTGAGAAACACCAGCAGGTTTTGGTACGTTCTGCACGCCTCAGAAACAACCAGCAGAAAAAGAACGCTGCTGTCACAGCACAAAATACTTTAGTGCAAGGCAGCACACTACCTGAGCCCAAATTCCGCACAGTGGATTACAATCTCTCAGCTATCCCATGCAGACCTTCTGCATACTACAAGTATGAGGAGAAAACTTTAGAAGAGATGAATGAGGAGGTGGAATATGATATGGATGAAGAGGACTATGCTTGGCTAGAGCTGGTCAAtgagaaaagaaagaatgaaggTCTTAACCCAGTTTCACATAATGCCTTTGAGTTCCTTCTTGACCGTTTTGAAAAAGAATCATTTTTAGAGAGTCAGGGCCAACAGATTCCCCAGTCCTTAATTGATGAAGATGCTGTTTGCTGTATATGCATGGATGGAGATTGCATGGACAGCAATGCCATCCTCTTCTGCGATATGTGCAATCTAGCCGTTCATCAGGATTGTTATGGTGTTCCGTATATTCCAGAGGGCCAGTGGCTTTGCCGACATTGTCTGCAGTCTCCGACACAACCCGCTAACTGCATCCTCTGCCCTAACAAGGGAGGAGCAGTCAAAAAGACAGAAGATGACCAATGGGGTCATGTTGTTTGTGCTTTATGGGTTCCGGAGGTTGGGTTTTCCAACACGGTCTTTATTGAGCCTATTGATGGTGTCTCAAACATTCCGCCAGCTCGATGGAAGCTTACCTGCTACCTCTGTAAAGAAAAAGGTGTTGGGGTTTGTATCCAGTGCCACAAAGCGAACTGCTACACTGCTTTCCATGTCAGCTGTGCACAGAAGGCTGGTCTCTTTATGAAGATGGAGCCTATTAAAGAGTTGACTGACTCAGGTGTACCCACTTTCTCTGTAAAAAAGACAGCTTACTGTGGGGCCCATACCCCAAATGGCTCCATTAAAAGACCGCTTACAATTTATAATGAAACTAAGACAAATTACAGACTTTGTCAGTTGTTGGACAAAAAGGGCAGCAGGACGAgattaaaaaaacagaagagaCTTATAAACAATGTGGTGGAAGTTGTAGCCCCAGTTCCATATGCATCTGTACCCAGTTTTTCacctgaaag GTTAAACACAATCCTCAGTCAAGTTTCTCTACAGAAGAAGAAGGCATTTGGCGAACTTGTTTTGAATTATTGGATGCTTAAAAGACTATCAAGGAATGGAGTGCCACTCAACAGACGCCTCCAAACTAGCCTATATTCCCAGAAAAATGCACAGCCT aaacagacagaagaGGAGACTCAAGCATTGAAGGAGCAACTGAAGGAGTGGCAACGGCTGAGACATGACCTTGAGCGAGCAAGACTCCTGCTAGAGCAGATCCGGAAAAGAGAGAAACTCAAGAAAGAAGAG ATTATGCTTCAGCAGACATTAATGGAGGTCCATCTCACTCCTTTCACAGTCCTTCTAAGGGCTGTGCTGGATCAGTTACAGGAAAAAGACCAAGCACACATTTTTGCAGAGCCTGTCAGCATTAAAGAG GTGCCTGACTATCTGGACCACATCTTGAACCCTATGGATTTTTCCACAATGAGGAAACACATTAATGAACAAGGCTACAAGAATCTGGATGAATTTGAAGCTGACTTCAATCTTATTATTGAAAACTGCATGAAGTACAATGGCAAGGATACATTCTTCTACAGGGCAGCTGTTAGATTAAGAGACCAGGGTGGAGCTGTGCTAAGGAAAACTCGCCAAGATGTTCAGAAAATCGGCTTTGATTTTGAAACTGGCATGCACCTACTTGAACCACCTAAGATTGAGCCATCTGCACCTTTCTCCTGGGAAGATg TGGACCGCTTATTGGTTCCAGCCAATCGAGAGCACATGTCATTGGAAGAGCAGCTGAGGGAGCTACTGGAAAAGTTGGATCTGACTACAGCAATGAAATCCAGCCTGTCACGGAGCAGACGACTAAAGCTGCTTAAGAAAATCATTAGTGATGTGAGGATGGAACTGAGTTTGAAGAAGTCTCTTCCTGCTGTTGAATTGGAGAATGCTGCAGAAGAAGAAGCCGGCCATATCCTTCAAAAAG GTGATAAATCAATCCCACCTAAGCTTGAGCCATCTGTTTCTGTGCTGCCCTTCATTAATGTGGGAAGTCACTCTGAGCCACCCAAACTGAAACCCATTGAACCCAGTCCAAACAAAAACCGTCACCACCAGGATAGAATTTCCCAGCCTCTCAATGAACACTCCTATCTGCAGTTAGAGGACAGCGATGTCAGTGTAGTAGCTACATCAACTTTGGCTGAGCCATCAAGCCCAGTAAACCGACGGACGTCTGTGCTTTTCCGCAAATCAAAAAGCACAAACCCTCATAAGCCCATGAGAGGTGGTGAAACTCCAAAGGGCAGTTCTCAGCTAGGCACAAAAACATTCTTGTCAGTCGTCATACCACGCCTAGAAACATTGCTTCACTCTAGGAAGAGACTACGGAGTGCCAACAGAGAAAGTGTCGAGGACGAATCGCCCATCAAACGCCTGGATACAG GGTTGCCAAATGGTTTTGGTCTCAAGCCGGAGAAGGATTTGGATTCTAGCAGACAGTTGGAGCCTCGTCGGAGGTGCGCATCTGAATCCAGCATGTCCTCCAGCAACAG TAGCATTGCAATTAATCTACCGAAGTGTGGGAAGGGGAAGCCAGCCCTCATCCGGAGGAACACAGTGGAGGACAAGAATGATATTATTGCTTGCATCGAGAGTAGAAACTTTGCCAAGGCTGCTAGAATAGCTGCTG AAGTTGGCAACAGCAGTATTTGGTTGCCTGCTAGTGCTGCTACAGTTTTGGAACCTCTCAAGCTAATTTGGGCTAAATGTAGTGGATACCCCTCCTACCCTGCCCTG ataaTAGACCCTCACATGCCACGAGTGGGATGCCAGCACAATGGAGTCTCTATCCCAGTGCCCCCACTGGACGTTCTACGGATTGGAGAACAGATGCAGTACAAGTCTGAAGAGAAACTTTACCTCGTTCTCTTCTTCGACAACAAACGTAGCTG GCAGTGGCTTCCTAAATCCAAGATGGTTCCTCTTGGTATTGACAAAACCATCGACAAGATTAAAATGATGGAGGGCCGCACCTCAGCTGTCCGTAAGGCTGTTCAGACTGCCTTTAACCGTGCCATGAACCATCTGAGTCGAGTCCAAGATGAACCTATTGGTGACCTCAGTGATGTTGATTAA